Within the Uranotaenia lowii strain MFRU-FL unplaced genomic scaffold, ASM2978415v1 HiC_scaffold_596, whole genome shotgun sequence genome, the region AGTTCAATATCGATAAGGCCATGTTATGAGATATAAATATCATCGAAACATATTAACGATCTagcaaacaaagaaaaataagTAGGTATATGTTTATgatctattttttgttttttaattgatcCTTATGAAATTCCTTATAAGATGGGTTAATAGCCATCCTTTTTCCCGGAAATTACGTCCTTCAATTTAATCTTCTCCAAGTGTTCATTGCTTCCATCCCCTGTTAACATTATGGgaataaactatgaaaaaattcaGAACCGACATTCGAAAGTTGTTAAAACTAGCACTGTGATGAActcaaatttatgaaatctttcTCTAAAGCCATAATTAGCATAATTAATATCTTGAGGAAGATTTaaacaacaattgaaaaaatagaactCACCGTTCTCTCCATCGGAATTTTTTTGTTCACCCTGGGTACGCTCGCTTTGATCCGTCACCGGCTGCTGGTCGTCGTTTTTGTGCGACATGATGGATGCACGTTTTCCAGATGCGATTTTCACCTGGTTCTGCTAGTTATTTCGGTTTCCTGCAACACCACTCGACAGCCTAAGTAGTTAGttagctatttgaaaaaaaaacataacagttGGAGGGATTTTTCCTgcctaaaattgaaatttctttttaatccAAGCTGCTAGACTTACCACTCCTCTTGATGATAACACAATTTGTTAAACTCGCGTGTTTTTTTCCAACGCATTTGACATTTTCGTTTGAATGTATGGACACGCTTAAATGGGTTGAAGCAATCttgattgaaaagttatttaaCAAAACGgcaattttcgagaaatttgaatatttttggaaatttaattgtttttgacatttctcacgcacactaACCAGCGTCCCACTAAGATGTGGGGAAgagaaaaataacttttaaaaattgaagtgCAAAAATTGTACAGCAGACAACCAACACGATTctttttgaggttaattttccaaaattaaagtttttgtgaCGTTTTTACGAAATACCATGAATTATATTCAAATAGGTAGAgtataaaatttgcatttataaatttataaaaaaaaaattccagtatATTACCTATTTGAATAAACCAATCTTTTGAATAAGcatttataaatattaacacTCGACTCGAATGTAGTTTTCGAATGATATTTATCTATATTGAGACTAACTTctatcatttttattcatttgtatTCTAAGACGCCGCTAAAATGGTGAAGGTTTCTTCTGGTAATGCTTAGGAAATAGCCATCAGCGAATGAGTATTGAGTCTCATCATCACCTCTGTATGTACCATATTGGACCAAAACACTCAATGACAAAGCATTTACTGTGAACCTAAAGgttgttgaaattttctcagCGTGTATCGTTTGTTATCAAAGAATTTTAGTAGAAGAAATGTAAAAATACTTTAATTTATTAATCCAAAATTCCTGTTAAAACAATAATTAATTAACAattaccaatttttaaaaaaaatgtcagaagAAGCTATATTCGAATATCTGCATTCGGAAATAGTCAACTATACTTTAGGAAAGGAAAACGGCAAGGTacaaatgtgaaattttcaagttaGATTACCTCTCACTcattaaactaaatttaaaataaactacaGGAAAACGATCTCTCCGCGCTAGAGTACATCGGTTACACGACCGGCTATCGAATCATCGAGCGGTTGACCCGCGAGTGGCCCCGGTTCAAGGACGAACTGGACACGATGAAGTTCATCTGCACGGACTTCTGGAGCTCGATCTACCGGAAGCAGATCGACAATCTGCGCACCAACCATCAGGGCGTGTATGTGCTGCAAGATAATGCATTCCGTTTTCTGACACGATTGTCGTCCGGGGCTCAGTACCTGGAACACGCCCCTAAGGTAAATTagattggttattttttttttaactagtttaaaaacaatttttataattgcaGTACGTAGCTTTCACCTGTGGATTGGTACGGGGCAGTTTGGCAAACCTGGGAATCACAAGTACGGTCACGGCAGAAATTCAAACCATGCCTTCGTGTAAGTTTCACATTCAAGTTAACCGGGGATAAAGTGTCGCAAATACATATTAACTTTTTCGTCTGGGACCTTCACAGGTAtgtatattttctaaaaattccgTAGGTAATACACAACTTTACCCTCTATGTCTCCAAGCTAAGCTTATTTCGAGAGTAGAATGGCTATGATTACTGTTCGTTATGCTTTCACGATCCAtcaatttctttgaaatcaaATCAACGCAATGCCGACTCTAGTTGAAGCTATGGGTgctaaattgttttattttgaatgaaagaTACCGATGCCTATTATCGATTATTCGAGGATGTTTTTTCTCAGCTGGTCGATGCGGTTGTCCATTGTCTGCTTAAATCGATAGGGGTTTTTTTAGTCAGGCCAACGTTGGCAAATGTTGGTTTATTGGATCAATTTACAGTTGGTATGGTTGGTGATTTTATAGGCTGTCGTTTCTTTCAAGTAATCACGTTTGTTTCATGGGAAGTCAGTTTTCGCACTCTTACAGGTTTGACTATCGTGATTTGTGGTGCTGCATTTTCTGCATAAGAGGGTTTTCTTGGTGTCTCCGTACTTTAGGCAAAATCTACACAAAAAGAGGTTGGTATGAATAACGCAACAACGTAAAAATCccagttaaaaatgaaaaaaaataatacaatgaATAATAAAGAAGGTCGTTATTGATTCTTTCAAAGTAGAAGattttaaaagttgtacagTGTGCCCAGCACACTTACATGTgattcattgtgcaatgttgattattcCGAATCAATCACggaggcccttattctgcgccgcgcgtgacgtgatgatagtcgagtcacccaagtcactctattccagtagtcggtttaggtgaggactgtcacttcggatgaactttgtgagttcttaccctattctcgtagtcaccatgggtgagaatcgtcgcattcgggtgacgattttaggtgacaaccattatgccattggccagaaGGGGCCGTaagtggaccgtagttgatagcaacaATTTGAGAACGATTTTTTCATCCTTCGCACTTCGATCACATACTGCAAGGATTCATTTATTCCCTCCACAAGCTGGCGGCTAGAAAGTAACTTTTTAACCATACTTGTCTTgtgcttattttgaaaataacaatgctttCGGATAccgtaacaaacataaaaaactgCTTTCTCTATCATGCAACTTATACTGATAGTATAGTTATTGATTTTACCATTTAATTGGATAATAGTAAACGACTATTACAAGTGTTTGCAGTTCTACGGGGTTGTTATATCGCTAGATAATGCTCATATTGGTTGTTTTACGTTACATTTTGCTGAGAAATGGCGCGACGATTCATAAATATTTACTTTGTTTAACTGCTTCAACTGCTACTAAACGACGGTTACTGTATAATTGTACTGTTTTATTTTCTAGCCAATGAAAGTGTTTTAGAGCATCTTTCGATTCGGAGGAGTTTAGGATTAACACAAGACATAATCGTGCACTGCAAATTGGAACAATATATGACAAACGAAGAGAAAAAAGAACATTTGCATCAGCCTAGGTTATGAGCGGGTGGTAACGTGAATGCGGTAGTTTGCTTGCTGTACTAAACATTGATCGATTTTGAACGATTAATAATCTCTACTAGTACCTACTCTAGATGTTTCTGAGTAAAAACTGAACAAATTGTTCGATACTTCTGTTACTATATACGTCTACTATTATTAATGCAAAGCGGAACACATAAAATAATAGGGGATTAGTTTCTACGATGGCGCCGCCGTGAATTGCCTtgcgtttgttgttgttgctgattCTGTCCACCGtagatgttgttcaaaaaatcATCGAGGTTCGGTTCGCTACAAAAGAGAAAGGTAACACGTTAGATAATCGTTTTTTTACCTTTTCCATAAAGTTAGAGAAAAAATTTAATCTGAAAAAAGGGAACACAAATGCAATGCCAGCATGATTTATCAACAAAAGTGTACCTTGCATTGAGGTCCTTCCGAGAACGGGCGGCATCCTTGTCTGCTGGCTGTTGACCACCGCCCTGTTGcttttgctgttgctgctgcgaATTACCACCGAGAACGATCCGATACTGGACAATGTGCGAGTTTGGTTGCAAATGTGACAGCGCTCCCTTTTGACAATTGGCCCACTCGGTTATGTCGTACACATTACCCTCCATCATGGCCAGATATTTCCAGCGTAGCCCAAAGAAGCTTGTTTCGGCCCAAATATCGCCCTGTAGTTGAAgttgaaaacatgattattcTCATAGAAAACACAATGATCTGTCGCAGTATTACCTCTCTGGCGGAATGTCGTATCTTGCAAGAGTTACATTCCCGGGCAGCATAATGTGGTCGTCCCGTCGGTTTTCGAGGATGTCTGAGACAGCAACTGCTACATCTAAAAAACACAAGTATTCAATAAAAGAATCGCATCGAAAACCCTTCGAAAAAATACCTTATGGTATTCGCGGCTTCTGAGATTTTAGTGTGCAGCTGTGCTAGCAGATCGTTAATTTCCGACCATGTTTTTTCGGCGTGCAACGCTTCAGCTAAGCTTTGATCGTAGGCTTTTCTGTTCTCTGGTTCACCGATCAGTTCAAACGAACGCTGGAGCACCTTGAAAGCTTCCTCCGCACCTGGTTGTTTGTTCTTGTCCGGGTGTACTAACACTGCAATCTTCTTGTAGTGCTTCCTTATCTGCTCCTGAGAACAGTCAGGGCTCACTCCGAGAATACTATAGGCATCTTTGCCCTTACAATTCAACAGGGAAGACATTGCCTCATCAGCCGTGGATGGAAGCCGACCGTCTTTATAATAATTCTTACCGGAAGTTGTCTGTTCCTCGTTGGAAGCTGGCTTTCTTTTACCTCTCCAAAACGCCCACTTGGAATCCTTGGCAAAACGACTATCAAACGAATTCCACAAACCTTTGAACCAGGTACCAGGTCTATTTTGCTGGAATTCTTGTCGCATAACCATGATGTTACTGTGACAGTATTGATATCCGGCTACCAGGTAATCCCAACAAAGTCTCAAACTAAGGTAAACCACATCGCTTACCAAAGACCAGAGCCACAAAACAGCAAACACCAGATACTCGAACCAggtgtttaacattttttgaacaaactCGTATTTTTGGTTCTTCCGAGGTCGCTGACCACGTTTTGACCCAGTCGAAGACGATGGATATGATTTTTCAGCCTTGCCCCTGGTGGAAGCCGAAGTGCGACTGCCGCCTTTTTTGTAAACTGATCGAGCACCGGAAATTTTCTCGAAATGCGTATCGTTCGGGTTGTTGTTCTTCTTCACGTTGTACATAAACGAATGTTGCTGTTGTTGCCCGTCGTCTTCGTATTCTTCGTAATCTTCGTCGACCTCGTCGCCGTCATCCTCTTCATCGTCATCTTCGTCTAGCTCCTCAACTGTATCGTCATTTCCATAGTCACTTCCCTTGCCGGAGGTTGCGTTACCACCTTGTACATCCTGAATAGTGTAGGCATCTCCATACGAACGATATCGGGTTTTCTTTCCACCCACGGATCCGGTGCTCAAATCAGTACGGTTGCTAACGTTTCCTCTTGGGCCACTCTTGTTCCCAGAAGATTTGTCCGCTTTACGGTTACCCTGTTGAATGTTTATTGAGTTGGTTAGATTTTCGTAATAGTAGTTGCTGCGACGAAGTAATCTAGGGCTTTGCCTCAAAAGgtcaatttacgtgaaaaaaaaaaccaaaaccaaatcCCGTTGAATATGTTGACTTGCATATGTCGGGATAAATAGACCTTGCAGGTTTAAAATctctaaagaaaaaaatgtttgcatatCACCGTGGACAGTTACCATTATACGGAAGTGCTTTTGCGTTGCAAAAGTACCTAGCCTTTAAATCGTAGAAGTAGTGCTCAAACTAAATACCAGTCCCCACAAAACGATTATGCAAGGTAAAGTACAAGCCTTTCGCAGAATAAACCAAAAGGGCACTTTTGGGCTTACTAAGGAAGTAGACGGGTTCGAAACagaactgatttttttccgggattttcattACGAAGGATTATTCATGCCTGAAGTGAAGTTGTGTTTTACAAGtctaacttaaaaaacattctacgTACCTTGCCAGCAACATTCGGAGCTACCGATTGATGTTGTTGTGAATGTCGTACAGTGCTGGTAACTCCATCTGCACCGTGTAACTGCGGTTGTCCATTAGAAGCGGCAGTGCCACCAACTTGCCCACCGGATTTGCGCAAACCACTGGTCGAAGACGTTGCTTTCTTTTCACCAGCCGACTGAGCTCCAGGATGAGAACCATTTTTATTCTTACCTCCATGTTGGCCAGCAGGGGTGTTTGCCTTGTTAGATGATTTACCGTTGGTTCCGTTAGTCGCAAATGTAGTGGCAGCGGACTTACCGGAGGAGTTTTGAGCTGATAGAACAGCTGTTGGTTGATTAGCACCTCCACCAGAACCGCTAGAGGTGGAAACTTGCTTACTCAATACATCCGAGTAGGACATACGCATTGGTTTAACTTCTGCCACGATACGTTGTTTCTTGTTGACGTTTTGATTCAGTTTGGCACTGTTATCGTCGTTCAGCTGGTTGTAAGAAGCAGTAGTGGAAGCCAAACTAGCATTGGCAGGAACAGCAGAGCTAGCCGGTGCTGATGGTTGCGGTTTGACTGCTATCGGCGAGGAGTTGTTGGCGGCAATCGttggctgttgctgctgattaaCTGGAGAAGCCTCATGTTGAGGGGATGGTTGCTGCGGTTGCTGGGTTTGTTGAACATAAATTTCCGAAGATCTGGGTAAACCCTCGGTCAACAAAGATGGACCACCACCTCCGAAAGGTGAGTAAGTTCCGGAAACAGTAGGTGCCCAATTTCCCACCAGCTGGTTGATCAACATGTTAGTATTGCTACTCGGTGCTTCGGAAGGCATGGTTTGTGGTTGCGATGCTGAAGTTTGCGGTTGGGGAATTGATTGTTGTTGCGGTTGTTGATGAAACAGGAACCCAAATCCTGGTCCCGGTCGAAGGAAACTTGTATTGTTGGAGAACAGCTCATACTCGTACTTCCCCGGTACCGGATTATTCATATTTATGTCATCGTTGGGTTGATGGTAAACCTTTATAAAGTTTCCGAAACCAACTGACAGAACTGTAAAATTATCCCCAGAGCCTGGCCCATAAGAAGGGACTCCATGACTTCCGGAAGAGGAAGCAACTTCCGGAACTGCATTAGATTGAAAGTAGCTGCTCGAAGTTACCGGAGGCACTTCTTGAGATATGAAATTA harbors:
- the LOC129760388 gene encoding trafficking protein particle complex subunit 6b, with the protein product MSEEAIFEYLHSEIVNYTLGKENGKENDLSALEYIGYTTGYRIIERLTREWPRFKDELDTMKFICTDFWSSIYRKQIDNLRTNHQGVYVLQDNAFRFLTRLSSGAQYLEHAPKYVAFTCGLVRGSLANLGITSTVTAEIQTMPSCKFHIQVNRG
- the LOC129760387 gene encoding uncharacterized protein LOC129760387 produces the protein MSGSGNDQNDSFWIPENARQSGQPNFISQEVPPVTSSSYFQSNAVPEVASSSGSHGVPSYGPGSGDNFTVLSVGFGNFIKVYHQPNDDINMNNPVPGKYEYELFSNNTSFLRPGPGFGFLFHQQPQQQSIPQPQTSASQPQTMPSEAPSSNTNMLINQLVGNWAPTVSGTYSPFGGGGPSLLTEGLPRSSEIYVQQTQQPQQPSPQHEASPVNQQQQPTIAANNSSPIAVKPQPSAPASSAVPANASLASTTASYNQLNDDNSAKLNQNVNKKQRIVAEVKPMRMSYSDVLSKQVSTSSGSGGGANQPTAVLSAQNSSGKSAATTFATNGTNGKSSNKANTPAGQHGGKNKNGSHPGAQSAGEKKATSSTSGLRKSGGQVGGTAASNGQPQLHGADGVTSTVRHSQQHQSVAPNVAGKGNRKADKSSGNKSGPRGNVSNRTDLSTGSVGGKKTRYRSYGDAYTIQDVQGGNATSGKGSDYGNDDTVEELDEDDDEEDDGDEVDEDYEEYEDDGQQQQHSFMYNVKKNNNPNDTHFEKISGARSVYKKGGSRTSASTRGKAEKSYPSSSTGSKRGQRPRKNQKYEFVQKMLNTWFEYLVFAVLWLWSLVSDVVYLSLRLCWDYLVAGYQYCHSNIMVMRQEFQQNRPGTWFKGLWNSFDSRFAKDSKWAFWRGKRKPASNEEQTTSGKNYYKDGRLPSTADEAMSSLLNCKGKDAYSILGVSPDCSQEQIRKHYKKIAVLVHPDKNKQPGAEEAFKVLQRSFELIGEPENRKAYDQSLAEALHAEKTWSEINDLLAQLHTKISEAANTIRCSSCCLRHPRKPTGRPHYAARECNSCKIRHSAREGDIWAETSFFGLRWKYLAMMEGNVYDITEWANCQKGALSHLQPNSHIVQYRIVLGGNSQQQQQKQQGGGQQPADKDAARSRKDLNASEPNLDDFLNNIYGGQNQQQQQTQGNSRRRHRRN